Proteins encoded in a region of the Bombyx mori chromosome 21, ASM3026992v2 genome:
- the LOC101738492 gene encoding chondroitin proteoglycan-2, translated as MEKFKGILLVLYAVALSNASVIKENTNKATKGVNFESGKATEICARIGSDGILVAHEHCTRFYKCAEGRPVALKCPPNLLFNPSNEQCDWPHNVECGDRTIPEDDDDVDSESDNGSGGNGNENDNTGNGHADPSLATEICAEKDSDGVLVAHEHCTRFYKCFDSHPVALICPPNLLYNPNNEQCDWPHNVECGDRIIPEDDEDVDSESDNGSGGNGNENDNTGNGHADPSLATEICAEKDSDGVLVAHEHCTRFYKCFDSHPVALICPPNLLYNPNNEQCDWPHNVECGDRTIPEDDEDVDSESDNGNGGNGNENDNTGNGHADPSLATEICAEKDSDGVLVAHEHCTRFYKCFNSHPVALICPPNLLYNPNNEQCDWPHNVECGDRTIPEDDEDVDSESDNGSGGNGNENDNTGNGHADPSLATEICAEKDSDGVLVAHEHCTRFYKCFDSHPVALICPPNLLYNPNNEQCDWPHNVECGDRTIPEDDEDVDSESDNGSGGNGNENDNTGNGHADPSLATEICAEKDSDGVLVAHEHCTRFYKCFDSHPVALICPPNLLYNPNNEQCDWPHNVECGDRTIPEDDEDVDSESDNGNGGNGNENDNTGNGHADPSLATEICAENDSDGVLVAHEHCTRFYKCFNSRPVALICPPNLLYNPSNEQCDWPHNVECGDRTIPENVEDEDNDNASDGNLDGNENEGNDNSSGNCDPSAAPTLCAQTGSDSVLIAHENCDKFYICWNHKPVVLSCPPNLLYNPSKEECDWPQNVDCGSRIIP; from the exons ATGGAAAAATTTAAAG gTATTCTATTAGTATTATACGCAGTCGCATTGTCAAATGCATCTGTCATCAAAGAAAACACCAATAAAGCTACCAAAGGGGTCAATTTCGAATCCGGTAAAGCTACTGAAATCTGTGCTCGTATAGGTTCAGATGGTATACTAGTTGCTCATGAACATTGCACAAGATTTTATAAATGTGCAGAAGGTCGTCCTGTAGCACTTAAGTGCCCTCCAAATCTATTGTTTAATCCTAGCAACGAGCAATGTGACTGGCCTCATAATGTAGAGTGTGGAGACAGAACCATTCCAGAAGACGACGATGATGTTGATAGTGAAAGTGACAATGGCAGTGGAGGAAACGGAAACGAAAACGATAACACTGGAAATGGACACGCCGACCCCAGCCTGGCTACTGAAATATGTGCTGAAAAAGATTCAGACGGTGTTCTGGTCGCCCATGAGCACTGCACCAGATTTTACAAATGTTTCGATAGTCATCCAGTAGCCCTCATTTGTCCTCCAAATCTGTTGTATAATCCTAATAACGAGCAGTGCGACTGGCCTCATAATGTAGAGTGTGGAGACAGAATCATTCCAGAAGACGACGAGGATGTTGATAGTGAAAGTGACAATGGCAGTGGAGGAAACGGAAACGAAAACGATAACACTGGAAATGGACACGCCGACCCCAGCCTGGCTACTGAAATATGTGCTGAAAAAGATTCAGACGGTGTTCTGGTCGCCCATGAGCACTGCACCAGATTTTACAAATGTTTCGATAGTCATCCAGTAGCCCTCATTTGTCCTCCAAATCTGTTGTATAATCCTAATAACGAGCAGTGCGACTGGCCTCATAATGTAGAGTGTGGAGACAGAACCATTCCAGAAGACGACGAGGATGTTGATAGTGAAAGTGACAATGGTAATGGAGGAAACGGAAACGAAAACGATAACACTGGAAATGGACACGCCGACCCCAGCCTGGCTACTGAAATATGTGCTGAAAAAGATTCAGACGGTGTTTTGGTCGCCCATGAGCACTGCACCAGATTTTACAAATGTTTCAATAGTCATCCAGTAGCCCTCATTTGTCCTCCAAATCTATTGTATAATCCTAATAACGAGCAGTGCGACTGGCCTCATAATGTAGAGTGTGGAGACAGAACCATTCCAGAAGACGACGAGGATGTTGATAGTGAAAGTGACAATGGCAGTGGAGGAAACGGAAACGAAAACGATAACACTGGAAATGGACACGCCGACCCCAGCCTGGCTACTGAAATATGTGCTGAAAAAGATTCAGACGGTGTTCTGGTCGCCCATGAGCACTGCACCAGATTTTACAAATGTTTCGATAGTCATCCAGTAGCCCTCATTTGTCCTCCAAATCTGTTGTATAATCCTAATAACGAGCAGTGCGACTGGCCTCATAATGTAGAGTGTGGAGACAGAACCATTCCAGAAGACGACGAGGATGTTGATAGTGAAAGTGACAATGGCAGTGGAGGAAACGGAAACGAAAACGATAACACTGGAAATGGACACGCCGACCCCAGCCTGGCTACTGAAATATGTGCTGAAAAAGATTCAGACGGTGTTCTGGTCGCCCATGAGCACTGCACCAGATTTTACAAATGTTTCGATAGTCATCCAGTAGCCCTCATTTGTCCTCCAAATCTGTTGTATAATCCTAATAACGAGCAGTGCGACTGGCCTCATAATGTAGAGTGTGGAGACAGAACCATTCCAGAAGACGACGAGGATGTTGATAGTGAAAGTGACAATGGTAATGGAGGAAACGGAAACGAAAACGATAACACTGGAAATGGACACGCTGACCCCAGCCTGGCTACTGAAATTTGTGCTGAAAATGATTCAGACGGTGTTTTGGTCGCCCATGAGCACTGCACCAGATTTTACAAATGTTTCAATAGTCGTCCAGTAGCCCTCATTTGTCCGCCAAATCTGTTGTATAATCCTAGTAACGAGCAGTGTGACTGGCCTCATAATGTAGAGTGTGGAGACAGAACCATTCCAGAAAACGTCGAGGATGAGGACAACGATAATGCCAGCGATGGCAATTTGGACGGAAACGAAAATGAAGGCAATGACAACAGCAGCGGTAACTGCGATCCCAGCGCAGCTCCTACGTTGTGTGCTCAAACTGGTTCAGATAGTGTTCTAATTGCCCACGAAAATTGTGATAAATTTTACATATGCTGGAACCACAAGCCTGTAGTTCTCAGCTGTCCTCCAAATCTCCTCTACAATCCATCGAAAGAAGAATGCGATTGGCCTCAGAATGTCGACTGCGGTTCAAGAATTATTCCataa